The genome window ttttatttaaagaattctgaTCATCACTCATGAAGTTGATTTCATAATCCACTAAATGAGCCACAACCTACAGCTTAAGAAGCTCTGCATTATTTACCCACGTGGGTAAGGTAGATGCTAACTATGCTAGGCTACGTATGCTAAATATTACAGTTTCTAGCGAGATCGTTTGGGCATCAAAAGAGTCTCTACACTGTTTTCTATGCATAAGAAGATCTTGGAAAGTCcctatctttccatttctgaagagctttaaaaatactttaagtgAACATTTTCTTGGCCACATGACTGCTGTGTCAagaatttttcccttccttcagcCTGTTTGTAAATCTTTTGGAGTCAAGAGCTGCCAACACTTTTGTACTTTCTTGATTTGTagcataattatttgtttttgagctTTATTGCTCTTTGTGTGTAGATTTCTGCTCTGTGGATTGTAAATTACTGATTCTGGGAACACATACAGTATATGCTTAAAACTGTGTATTGTTCCATTCATATACATGCAGTTAAATACTATCTAATAATTAATATAGTAGCTGAGAACTTTggtatatttgcaaaatataaatatatagtttacACTGGCATCTTTGGCTAAATTTCTCATGTAAAAATTCTATACATAATAGTTTTTCTACCGAAACTCAAAATAAAGCTATTAATCAttaattattacatatttaaaatgtattcttaattATAAACATCAGGACAAATTCTGGAGATGTTCCGAGAATGATAGCTTTGGAAGAGACCCTGGAAGTCGACAAGTCCCCCTTTCCCTGGAGATGCATCTTCCTCACCCACAGACATTCAGCTGTTGCTCAAACAACTCAGCCATGGGGAGGCCCAGCCTCTCACATGGTTGGTGGTCTTAGCGCAAACCCTCCTGTACACTGGGCTGAAAACATGCTTGTGAGTTTTACCCTTCATgtacttctgttttctctttctttcatacaGTAAACCTTCAAATATTTGTACACAGCTAAAACATCTCTCAGGCCTGTGCTCCTTTATTGGATGTGACCCCAGTTTCCAGAGCTCTGTGTCACTGCAGTTTGTTAAATAACTACCGAAATACACAGACAATATAAGAAATAATGTAGACTATAGCAGTACTTCCAAAGATCTTTCATTATTGcctaaaattatattaaatttttaaaagctatggCTAACTCTTTTTTGGGGGTTTAGTTTTAcatggattttctctctctctgtctttttaaaataaacattgccAAGacagttatcttttttctttccaaaacgtaagcaaactgaatccaataatacattaaaaaaatcattcactgagatgcagtgggatttattcctaggctgcaaggtggttcaatatttacaaatcaatcactgtgatataccacattaataaagggTAAGACCCATATAACtgtttcaatagatgcagaaaaagtacaACAGACAAAGTACAAGATCCATTCaagataaaaaccctcaacaaagtaggtttagagggactgaacctcaacataataaaggcctgatatgaaaaacccacagctaacatcatagtcagtggggaaaaacagaggtTTTCCCCTAGggtcagaaataagacaagggtGTCTGCtttcaccactttcattcaacacagtactagaagtccttgctgcagcaattagacaacaaaaagaaataaaaggcatccaaatcagtaagaaagGAGTAAAATTTCCagtatttgcaagtgacataatACTACAtagagaaaactctaaagacccccccccccagaaactgctagaattgataaatgaattcaccaaggttgcaggatataaaatccgTTACATTTCTACATACTGATAATGAAGTAGCAcaaagagagatgaagaaaacacACAACTTCACggaagagaataaaatatctaggaataaacttaataaagGAGGTGAAAgccctgtactctgaaaactataaaacactgatagaagaaactgaagatgacagaaATGAATGGAAAGGTATTCTGTATTCATGggctggaagaacaaatgttactACAATGTCCATActccctaaagcaatctacagatttaatgcaattgctatcaaaataagaacagcatttttcacagagctagaacaatcccAAAATGTGcagggaaccacaaaagacccccaatagccaaagcaatcttgaaaaagaaaagtaaagctcaaggtatcacagtcccagatttcaagatatactaggaagccacagtaatcaaaacagtgagGTATGGGCACAAAACCAGCTcactggaacagaacagaaaacccagaagtaaacccacaaCTATACGGTCAATGAAtattgaacaaaatagacaagaatatgcaatagaaaaaaagtctcatcaacaaatggtgctgggaacactggacagccacatgcaaaacaatgaaactggaccagcTTCTCACactgcacacaaaaataaacttgatatGGACTAAGGACCTAAATAAgaaacctgaaaccacaaaaatcctagaagagagcacaggcactACTTTCTCTGATACTGGctgcagcaacatttttctagatatgtctcctgaggtgggggaaacaagagcaaaaataaactattgcgACAACAGTAAAATAGAAAGGTTCTATGGagcaaaggaaaacaatcaataaaactaaaagacaacaacaacagttATTGTCTCATAGAAGATACGAGCAAATGACATTTCCAAGAAAGGGTTAGTATCCgaagtatataaagaactgatacaactcaacacccaaaaaacaaataacccaattaaaaatgggcaggagggggcacctgggtggctcagtgggttaaagcctctgccttccgctcaggtcatgatcccagggtcctgggatcgagccccacatggggctctcagctcagcagggagcctgcttcctcctccctctctctgctgcctctctgcctacttgtgagctctatctgtcaaataaataaataaaatattaaaaaaaaaaaatgggcaggagacatgaagagacatttctccagagaagacatccagatggcaatagacacatgaaaagacgaTCATcgtcattcatcatcagggagatgccaatcaaaaccacaaggagatccCACCTCATGCCTGACGGAATGACTAAACTAAacacgaggatgtggagaaaaaggcgCCCAGGTGCACCGCTGGGTGGAGTGCAAACTGCTGCAGCCCCGGTGTAAGACGGTGTGGAGAtgcctcaaaaattaaaaacagagttaccatgtgatccaataaattatggaagcagtccaagtgtccactgatagatgaagggataaagaggatgtcacacacacacacacacacacacacacgaatattactctgccatataaagaatgaaatcttgccatttgcaaccacggGGTGGATCTGGAGAGTttaatgctaaacaaaataagtcagtcagaggaagacaaataccatatgatctcactcgtatgtagaatttaagaatcatagcaaacaaaaaaaggtgacaaaccaaaaaacagactcttctcctccagagaacaaactggtgggaCGTGGGGtatatacagacatacatacaGGTACACAAGGGTTTTTCTCAATCTatatggtttctttctttatttctttttttttgggggggggggatgtagtGTGAAAACTAAAGTTACATTGTAAAATCCTAGATTAAAAGATGATGAAATCCTtagtgagaaaaataatttttaaaaaaatcttggtttttaccaagaaacagattcttaactataaagaatacAACTGAGGGTcctcagaggggaggtgggtgggagatgggtgaaacaggtgatggggaggagagcacttgtgatgaaaaacgggaaaaaaaaaggggggtgtgtgcctgggtggcttagtcacttagtgtctgccttaggctcaggtcatgatcccagggtcctggggtagagtcctgcatcgggctccctgctcggtgggaagcctgcttctccctctcccactcccccgcttgtgttccctctttcgctgtgtctttgtcaaataaataaaatatttttaaaaaatgaaaaaaaaatttttgcagaCTAGTACTGTAAATTTTTAGTCTTTGCATTTAGCTTCCCATCTGCTAATATGACTTCCGTGCTCTCAATTTAAGAAAAGTGTGGGTGACTACCAACTGCCAGAACCTGGGCAGACAGCGACGAATGACAAGGAAAGCCCTCATCCTTAAAACCTGTCTAATTAAAGAAGACtctgaatattaaattttaaactaactCCCTCTTCACATCACCTATTTACTCATAGCTTTGGGAAAAgaattgcttttctgtttttcccccaaGTCCTATCTGTTTTTCAAGAGGCAGGTGATTCGTCCTGGCAGGAAAACTCAGGGGCATCTAGTTCACTCCCCAGAGGACAAGGGCTTGGGCAGGAGTCAGGCAGCGACTAATGGTACCGGCGTGGACTGGGAGCTCCTCACCTGCGCGCAGGCAGACCCGCGCACAAGGGCTGGGCGGAGCGCGGCCGGGGCTCGGGGCAGGAGCCGGAGGGCCGGCGCGCGGCTCACTGGCGTGTAACGAGGCAGCTGACCCCGTGTTTCCCGGAAAAGGAAAGACCCGGCAGAGACAAGGTCAGACGGTGCGGAGGCCTGTTTCTGCGCGGCCGGGTCCCCGTTCCGTGTGGGGTCCGCCGGGAGCACCGCGCCGCTGCTGCGCGTTCGGTACGGACACGCGCGCTTACCAGCATCCGCTTCCCTGCGGCCGTGCGCGTCACTCGGCGCCTTCCATCGGGGAACTGACTCCTCCGGGACGGCCCTgaggggcggcgggcggcgggcgtcTCCGCGGGCAGGACGGGCCCCGGAGCCGCCCGAGCCGGTTGCTTCGGCGCGCGTCCGGCGGCGCGAACCACGCGGTGAAGGCATCGTAGGCCGGGGCCCCGAAGGCATGTGTGCGAGCGGCCCGCCACCTTCCGGACCCCACGCGCCGAGCCCGCCGCGCTCCGGGGGAAGCACGGGGCTGGCGCGGAGGCAGCCTGGCGCAGTCACCGGCTGGGGGTCTCCATGCGGCGTTGCGGGGCCGCCAAACGCCCACGGGCTTCTGCAGCTCGTGCTGCGGGGCGGAGGCACAGGCGGTGCACCCTGAGCTGCCCAAGGGCCGTGGGCTCTGCCCGCCGAGCGCGGCCGGGGCGCGGCGTCCCTTCCAAGCGCGCATGACAGCGTGCCCTGCGCGGGGGCCGATCTCGTTCTCCTGCGGGCCCCGGCACCGCGCGGCCTCGCCGTCTCAGCTTTAGAGCCCCCCCGGGGCCGCGGGGGTAGCTGTCCCCCCGTCCCTGAGGTCGGCCAGGCTCGTTTGGCTGCGTCGCAGCCGGAAGGCACGAAACAGGTGAAAGGCACCGGGGCTGCGGCAGGTGCTCCGGGGGCGGCGGCCATCTCCGAGATGCCGTCCTCCTGTGGCCGCGCTGCCCCCCGGCACGCAGCTCCCCTGCGTGGCTGAGGGCGGAAAGACGGACCCCGCTGTGGACACGGCTCCGTCCTGCTCTTCAGCGCCTGGCCCGCGGGGTCTCCAGGTTCGTCAAACCACCTCAGTTTTTTAACCGTCTTTGCGGTTTCCGTAGCTTTCTCTTGCGCTAATTCAGCGCTGTCTCGGAGAGCCGCCCTCGGACCGCCGCACCTGCCGCTGTGGTTGACCACCAGCGCCTTAAAACGGCCGCGCTCGCACTTCGATTCTTTTTTCAAGATGCTCTTGAGGAAGACCCCGCCGCCCCTCTCGTGCGCGCTGTGCTTCCCCGTCCTGTGCGGCCCGACAGAGTCACACTTAGCGGCGACCGAACACCCCCAGGCTGGTGTTTGGGCTCTTGCGTGTGTCCCACTGTCCGAAGCTGAGCGGGGAGGGACCCAGGCAACCGGGACTCCGGCTGAAAACAAGGGCGGGTCCGCCTTATCACGGGGAACGTCCTGTAACGTGTCCTCTCTGACCTCGGGCAAGCCTCCCAACTTGTCCGAACACTGCGCCGGGCCCAGCGGTCTTCGCCGGCTGCTCTCCGGCGAGGGCCTAGCCGCCGGCCCGCCGCAGGGCAGAGCTGTGCAGGTAGCCACCCGCACACACGAAGCGGCCGCGCTCTCTGCTGCTAATGCACAAGCGCCGCCGCGGTCTGCAAACGTCGCCGGCTCCCGTGTGAGACGGTCCGCAGCGGTCCCCACTCTGCTGAATTTAAACGTTGGGCTCTCAGTAACAAAGGGTCTCTCCCTTTTGAATGTGCCGGAGCAGGAGTCGGCCGCTCTCCCAGCGCTCGTTTCGGAGACCTTTGTGCATTTTCCATCGCTTCGGTATGCGGGGCGGCTATACACCGAGGCTACTGAATGGTCAGCACGCTCTGTCACCCTCTCCGCAGGCGCACTTTGGTTCTCGCCGTTCAGACATTCACAAGAAGGCAGCACATTCGCTTTGCTTAAAGTATCTGAGACAGATGGGACAGTctcagtctttgggtcatttacGTTTACGAGCCAGTTGTTTATACGCTGAGTCTTAGAGAATGACAGTTCCTCTTCACCACCACCGCTCAGATTAGCTGCCTGCAGATTGACTGGTTTGGGAGAAATGGAGCTCTTCTGGCTGGATGTGCAGAGCTCCTCAAGTGTTAAGTATATTTCTTCATGTTCCCCAGCCACAAGGCTGTCTATACTCGAGAGGGTTTCAGAATTTGTTAGTTGATTAACTTCATCACAAAatatctg of Mustela nigripes isolate SB6536 chromosome 1, MUSNIG.SB6536, whole genome shotgun sequence contains these proteins:
- the CEP126 gene encoding centrosomal protein of 126 kDa translates to MLAWRPGARSVGSGRGPASSDARDGAALSPRLGRGRCRPAADLDMKMHLEKNLEEERQILLQQQKICRIRARKYFVESNRRKKAFEEKRKEQEEKEQQIREQILQQRKEKFEEVTEKFQRAHIPLSQRRRAVFQKRVPLLEEALKQIQESNLKSEVNLLPSYRPTINWRAIDNALPSALSKNDHKHQKHLLSKINCGKELKENNRANLTTNKDAFQLKLEETQKLLEDQHLSSLQIFCDEVNQLTNSETLSSIDSLVAGEHEEIYLTLEELCTSSQKSSISPKPVNLQAANLSGGGEEELSFSKTQRINNWLVNVNDPKTETVPSVSDTLSKANVLPSCECLNGENQSAPAERVTERADHSVASVYSRPAYRSDGKCTKVSETSAGRAADSCSGTFKRERPFVTESPTFKFSRVGTAADRLTREPATFADRGGACALAAESAAASCVRVATCTALPCGGPAARPSPESSRRRPLGPAQCSDKLGGLPEVREDTLQDVPRDKADPPLFSAGVPVAWVPPRSASDSGTHARAQTPAWGCSVAAKCDSVGPHRTGKHSAHERGGGVFLKSILKKESKCERGRFKALVVNHSGRCGGPRAALRDSAELAQEKATETAKTVKKLRWFDEPGDPAGQALKSRTEPCPQRGPSFRPQPRRGAACRGAARPQEDGISEMAAAPGAPAAAPVPFTCFVPSGCDAAKRAWPTSGTGGQLPPRPRGGSKAETARPRGAGARRRTRSAPAQGTLSCALGRDAAPRPRSAGRAHGPWAAQGAPPVPPPRSTSCRSPWAFGGPATPHGDPQPVTAPGCLRASPVLPPERGGLGAWGPEGGGPLAHMPSGPRPTMPSPRGSRRRTRAEATGSGGSGARPARGDARRPPPLRAVPEESVPRWKAPSDAHGRREADAGSPVVRRKQIVEDKQRSLLEQKRQNPASAGKKCGECTSNLEQSAQPSSSEPKHTTRCTSDVEEVSDSTSQFLMAENLVKASVPEDEILAVMNSRQLQKPHLAVNKTQPLNVCALPAAEQKLLQSLSHLNERFHYVQEAICKNPSIRNTLQIIPLLNSRSRGSLFPGVGSRLQRKY